Proteins encoded within one genomic window of Persephonella sp.:
- the lpdA gene encoding dihydrolipoyl dehydrogenase, which translates to MSNNMYDLIIIGSGPGGYEAIMTALRLKLNIAVVEKDKLGGNCLNRACIPTKYYRAGSHFIDKLKKAEKYGLDLEIKKISFKEAKLNKDQAIGFLRKSLSQLLKAKKTPVYKGTGKIVGKNQVEVIKENGSKETIEGRYILIATGSVPTSVGGIIPDGEYVITTEDFMERLEEIPETLCIVGGGVAGCEIGYIASTYGSKVTIIEIKDRLLPIPSISLEVSRNLKRVMNKKGINVRLNTYVKEYSVKSGKVVLTLSDGSEITADKVLLSVGRKPNTSDIDQIGIEKDERGFIKVNDYLQTNFDNIYACGDVVNSPMLAHVASYEARIAVKNMFMGKKEKRNYSVVPWAIFTAFEIAHVGLTEDEAREKGIQTVTGYYPYTYNEKAVDELEPEGFVRLVFEKNSKELIGATVVGIEASEIIHVMGYALKQKMAADQIHDFIYFHPSLSEIFLFATYDVSVGKLF; encoded by the coding sequence ATGAGTAATAACATGTATGATCTAATAATAATAGGATCAGGACCCGGTGGATATGAAGCCATAATGACGGCTCTGAGGCTGAAACTGAATATTGCTGTTGTTGAAAAGGATAAGTTGGGGGGAAACTGTCTTAACAGGGCATGTATTCCGACAAAATACTACAGAGCCGGATCACATTTTATAGACAAACTTAAAAAGGCAGAAAAGTACGGTCTTGATCTTGAAATTAAGAAGATATCATTTAAGGAAGCAAAACTTAACAAAGATCAGGCTATAGGTTTTTTAAGAAAATCCCTTTCACAGCTTCTGAAGGCAAAAAAAACACCGGTTTACAAAGGCACAGGAAAAATAGTAGGAAAAAATCAGGTTGAGGTAATTAAAGAGAACGGATCAAAGGAAACAATTGAAGGAAGATATATTCTGATTGCCACAGGCTCTGTTCCAACATCAGTAGGTGGTATAATTCCTGATGGGGAGTATGTAATAACAACTGAAGATTTTATGGAAAGGCTGGAAGAAATTCCTGAAACCCTGTGTATTGTAGGAGGTGGAGTTGCAGGCTGTGAAATCGGATATATAGCATCAACTTACGGTTCAAAAGTTACCATTATTGAGATAAAAGATAGACTTCTTCCTATACCTTCTATTTCCTTAGAGGTTTCAAGAAATCTCAAAAGGGTAATGAATAAAAAAGGTATTAATGTAAGACTGAATACCTATGTGAAAGAATACTCTGTGAAGAGCGGTAAGGTTGTTCTTACACTTTCAGACGGAAGCGAGATTACGGCAGATAAAGTCTTGCTTTCTGTTGGAAGAAAACCAAACACATCAGATATTGATCAGATAGGAATTGAAAAAGATGAAAGGGGTTTTATTAAGGTTAATGATTATCTCCAGACCAATTTTGATAATATTTATGCTTGCGGAGATGTTGTTAATTCTCCTATGCTTGCACATGTTGCATCATACGAGGCAAGAATTGCTGTGAAAAATATGTTTATGGGAAAAAAAGAAAAAAGAAATTATTCTGTAGTTCCGTGGGCAATTTTTACAGCTTTTGAGATCGCCCATGTGGGGCTAACAGAAGATGAAGCCAGAGAAAAGGGAATACAAACGGTGACAGGTTATTATCCTTATACTTATAACGAGAAAGCTGTTGATGAACTTGAGCCTGAGGGTTTTGTCAGGCTTGTTTTTGAAAAAAACTCAAAAGAGTTAATCGGAGCAACAGTTGTAGGGATTGAAGCTTCAGAGATAATACATGTTATGGGATACGCATTAAAACAAAAAATGGCAGCAGATCAGATACATGATTTCATATATTTTCACCCGTCTCTAAGTGAGATATTTTTATTTGCCACTTATGATGTTTCTGTTGGTAAACTTTTTTAA
- a CDS encoding pilus assembly protein PilQ produces the protein MRVKYSLSVMLILATVAVSWAQTKITAEFYGAKLSTVIDVVSKLSNKNIIWDKEAATKSSTSVYLTIRQPVSVETLFKLALKEYDLTYVKQGTIYKIKAAEEALITIPPEVVKYLGKDVFDSFVSIIKDNISNTADFKIYKASNAVYIRDAKENVRNVKKVVAEFLKPLQKEAEKLAKIEEEKEKQMKEAALAKAKLESMLLKKEIKVNLEEFKAIEDELIETLSPYGKYSYDPKKQKLTIVEVRNNFSKISKILAKAQKIDIVTKCYYVRALEPAELLMTISENYLTKYGSIIFKSKETSKAVGLEKRMTVGGTAGSTTATSATEKERNIITSLPKICITDVPSVVDKIYKNFSNILLKRPYQIAIEARIVQIQSTYKKDLGIQWGGKITEGSFQLSGAGLTTSYLTGSSYVFDFPGASVTTGSGAAVGLMYGTANNFIDLRLSALEQIGKSKVLSRPKVITIDGEGAEISQGFEIPYTTFGAAGGAAIANVRFKQALLKLNVIPRTTPDGNIIMTIDLTQDIPDFAKSVAGQPPIQTKSVTSKVVAKDGQTIVIGGILEKTEEVGEKGVPGLMHIPILGWLFKTKNKNLENRELLIFITPRIIYE, from the coding sequence ATGAGAGTTAAGTATTCATTATCTGTGATGCTCATTCTTGCAACTGTTGCTGTGAGCTGGGCACAAACAAAAATAACAGCAGAGTTTTACGGTGCAAAGTTAAGCACTGTGATAGATGTGGTTTCAAAACTTTCTAACAAGAATATAATCTGGGATAAAGAGGCAGCGACAAAATCCTCAACCTCCGTTTACCTTACAATAAGACAACCTGTATCTGTTGAAACCCTTTTTAAGCTTGCACTCAAAGAGTATGATCTAACATATGTAAAACAAGGGACGATATACAAAATAAAAGCAGCTGAAGAGGCATTAATAACTATTCCTCCAGAAGTTGTTAAATATCTTGGCAAGGATGTGTTTGACTCTTTTGTCAGCATAATAAAGGACAATATCTCAAACACTGCTGATTTTAAAATATACAAAGCGAGCAACGCTGTCTACATCAGAGATGCAAAAGAAAATGTAAGGAATGTAAAAAAAGTTGTTGCTGAATTTTTAAAGCCTCTCCAGAAAGAGGCTGAGAAGCTTGCAAAAATTGAAGAAGAAAAAGAAAAACAGATGAAAGAAGCCGCTCTTGCAAAAGCAAAGCTTGAATCAATGCTGTTGAAAAAAGAAATAAAGGTAAATCTGGAAGAGTTTAAAGCTATTGAAGATGAGCTAATAGAAACATTATCACCATATGGAAAATACTCATACGACCCAAAAAAACAGAAACTGACTATAGTTGAGGTCAGGAATAACTTTTCAAAAATAAGTAAAATTCTTGCAAAAGCTCAAAAGATTGATATAGTAACGAAATGTTATTATGTCAGAGCCCTTGAACCTGCAGAACTTCTGATGACCATAAGTGAAAACTACCTTACAAAGTATGGATCTATCATATTTAAATCAAAAGAGACATCTAAAGCTGTTGGTCTGGAAAAGAGAATGACAGTGGGAGGAACTGCAGGATCAACAACAGCCACGTCTGCAACAGAAAAAGAAAGAAACATAATAACATCTCTTCCAAAGATATGTATAACAGATGTTCCTTCTGTTGTTGATAAAATCTACAAAAACTTTTCAAACATACTCCTGAAAAGACCTTACCAGATAGCAATAGAAGCAAGAATAGTCCAGATCCAGTCCACATATAAAAAAGATCTTGGTATCCAGTGGGGTGGTAAGATAACAGAAGGAAGCTTCCAGCTTTCTGGAGCAGGATTGACAACAAGTTATCTAACAGGATCATCTTATGTTTTTGATTTTCCCGGTGCAAGTGTTACAACTGGAAGCGGTGCAGCCGTAGGATTAATGTATGGAACGGCAAACAACTTCATTGATCTTAGGCTTTCAGCATTAGAGCAGATAGGTAAGTCTAAAGTCTTATCAAGACCAAAGGTTATCACAATAGATGGTGAAGGAGCAGAGATATCTCAGGGTTTTGAGATACCGTACACAACTTTTGGTGCAGCAGGAGGAGCTGCTATTGCTAATGTTCGGTTTAAACAGGCTCTTTTAAAGCTTAATGTTATACCAAGAACCACTCCAGATGGAAATATAATAATGACAATTGACCTTACTCAGGACATACCTGACTTTGCAAAATCAGTTGCAGGACAGCCCCCTATCCAGACAAAAAGTGTAACAAGTAAAGTTGTTGCAAAAGATGGGCAAACAATAGTTATAGGTGGAATTCTTGAAAAAACTGAAGAAGTAGGTGAAAAGGGAGTTCCAGGTCTTATGCACATACCTATACTTGGCTGGTTGTTTAAAACCAAAAACAAAAACTTGGAGAACAGAGAACTGCTTATCTTCATAACTCCAAGAATAATATATGAGTAA
- a CDS encoding PilN domain-containing protein codes for MIKINLNPEKRKPKAVKRGGPPSITLKNKGILYIGIPAILIAAEIVYSVYLNSKINDLIDKKQQLIQERAKYKDVERKINQLKKAVAESERLKETTKLKIAVFNKLASEKADFIPMIKAIAVSLPDGVWLRKVDILRSGGNLTGFAFNPKFISNFYDNLSGYYSSIKFDTVSKNVSKKKAISLKYYSFSFSFGGWKKNKEKGGNNIGSGKP; via the coding sequence ATGATTAAGATAAACCTTAATCCTGAAAAAAGAAAGCCGAAAGCTGTAAAGAGGGGAGGACCCCCTTCCATAACCTTAAAAAATAAAGGGATTCTTTACATAGGGATACCTGCAATACTTATAGCTGCAGAGATTGTATACTCTGTGTATCTTAACAGTAAAATAAATGATCTGATAGATAAAAAACAGCAGTTAATCCAGGAAAGGGCTAAGTATAAAGATGTGGAGAGAAAAATAAATCAGCTAAAGAAAGCTGTTGCCGAATCTGAAAGGTTAAAGGAAACAACAAAGTTGAAAATAGCTGTTTTTAATAAGCTTGCGTCGGAAAAAGCAGATTTTATACCAATGATAAAAGCTATAGCCGTAAGCCTTCCAGATGGGGTATGGTTAAGAAAAGTTGATATTCTGAGAAGTGGTGGAAATTTAACAGGTTTTGCCTTTAATCCTAAATTTATTTCAAACTTTTACGACAACCTGAGCGGTTATTATTCAAGTATAAAATTTGATACAGTTTCAAAAAATGTATCTAAGAAAAAAGCGATAAGTCTGAAGTATTACTCTTTTAGTTTTAGTTTTGGAGGCTGGAAAAAGAACAAGGAAAAGGGAGGAAATAATATTGGATCTGGAAAGCCTTAA
- the pilM gene encoding pilus assembly protein PilM, with amino-acid sequence MNILQKIKEPISGVLQREKLSLGIQLDRGFARVAVLDKEGGKFTIPLMPFEVSLVDNKEQAGMLLKEELDKRDINIKNAVVSIPTASTLFKTLKVPKMTPKEIEEAVEWNIREDIKSLKGTTVYDYDIIGETDDSMNIVVVISKIDDIENIREIMKYAGIEPDIIDSEGIALINLAEAEKNNNPELREESNICIIHLDINDSYLIFFHENITVQSLNFDSKKYEELDPDDKEKAIDRLINEINYFFLTINEPKIIYTSGFFAKYPEIQAYMQLKFSTRFNLVELDPVKALNIDFESNVPLSIYNIPFGLAYRRFGND; translated from the coding sequence ATGAACATACTACAAAAAATCAAAGAGCCGATATCAGGAGTTCTCCAGAGGGAGAAATTAAGCCTTGGAATTCAGTTAGATAGAGGTTTTGCCAGAGTAGCAGTTCTTGATAAGGAAGGGGGTAAGTTCACAATCCCTTTGATGCCCTTTGAGGTTTCTCTTGTTGATAATAAAGAACAGGCAGGAATGCTACTTAAGGAAGAGTTAGACAAAAGGGATATAAACATAAAAAACGCAGTTGTCAGCATTCCAACTGCATCTACCCTTTTTAAAACCTTGAAAGTTCCAAAGATGACCCCAAAAGAGATAGAAGAAGCTGTTGAGTGGAATATAAGAGAAGACATAAAAAGCCTTAAAGGAACCACAGTTTACGATTACGACATAATAGGGGAAACCGACGACAGTATGAATATAGTCGTTGTTATATCAAAGATTGATGATATTGAAAACATAAGGGAGATAATGAAGTATGCCGGTATAGAACCTGACATTATTGATTCTGAAGGGATAGCTCTTATAAATCTTGCAGAGGCTGAAAAGAACAACAATCCAGAGCTGAGAGAAGAGAGCAACATATGTATCATACATTTAGATATAAACGACTCATACCTTATATTTTTCCATGAAAACATAACAGTCCAGTCCCTTAACTTTGATTCAAAGAAATATGAGGAGCTTGATCCTGACGATAAAGAAAAGGCGATAGACAGGCTTATAAATGAGATAAACTACTTCTTCCTTACCATTAACGAACCAAAAATTATTTACACATCAGGGTTCTTTGCAAAATATCCAGAAATACAGGCATATATGCAACTTAAATTTAGCACAAGGTTTAATCTGGTAGAGCTTGATCCTGTTAAAGCGTTAAATATAGATTTTGAGAGCAATGTGCCTTTAAGTATATACAACATACCTTTTGGATTAGCTTACAGGAGATTTGGGAATGATTAA
- the ppsA gene encoding phosphoenolpyruvate synthase encodes MSNKKLVVWLNEVGMEDVELVGGKNASLGEMIKGLSPMGIKIPMGYVVTAEAYRYFIDFNNLKEKIKETLKGLNPNDVFDLQKRGLTVREMIKGGQFPEDLRKQILDFYAQLSEMYGKHRVDVAVRSSATAEDLPDASFAGQQETYLNIKGDETLLNAIRNCFASLFTDRAISYRESFGFDHFSIGLAVGVQKMVRSDLASAGVGFSLDTESGFKDVVLINGSYGLGEMVVQGAVTPDEWLVFKPTFRKGYEAIIEKKLGKKDKKMVYGTTEDERVKIVSVPEEKQKQFCLTDEEVLKLADWIMKIEEYYSKKYDKWTPMDVEWAKDGEINELFIVQARPETIHSRKDHSKIVTYKITEPYEVRSKKILVQGIAVGDKVATGNVKLMYSLEDAKDFKAGDVLVTDMTDPDWEPIMKMASAIVTNRGGRTCHAAIVARELGVPAVVGTGNATEVLKDGQLVTVSCAEGDVGYVYDGQIEYEVEEVDVNTLPKTKTPIMMNVASPEGAFDFSFLPNAGVGLAREEFIINNYIGIHPLALIRFDEIKQKDPKLAEIIEDKTFGYDNKEEYYIKKLSYGIARIAAAFYPKPVIVRFSDFKSNEYANLIGGKYFEPIEENPMIGWRGASRYYSEEFKEAFGLECKAILRVRNKMGLTNVKVMVPFCRTPEEGEKVLKVMEEYGLKRGDNGLEVYVMCELPSNVVLADQFAQHFDGFSIGSNDLTQLTLGLDRDSSLVAHLYDERNEAVKRLIAQVIKTAKQKGRKIGICGQAPSDYPDFAQFLVEQGIDTISINPDAVLKTTKAIAEIEKKLGLQ; translated from the coding sequence ATGTCCAACAAAAAGCTTGTTGTCTGGCTCAACGAAGTTGGAATGGAAGATGTTGAGTTGGTCGGTGGGAAAAATGCATCTCTCGGGGAGATGATTAAGGGGCTTTCTCCAATGGGAATTAAAATACCTATGGGTTATGTTGTGACAGCCGAAGCTTACAGATACTTTATTGATTTTAATAATCTGAAAGAAAAAATAAAAGAAACACTGAAAGGCTTAAATCCAAATGATGTTTTTGACCTCCAGAAAAGAGGTCTTACAGTAAGAGAGATGATCAAAGGAGGGCAGTTTCCTGAAGATCTGAGAAAACAGATACTTGATTTTTATGCACAGCTCAGTGAGATGTATGGTAAACACAGGGTTGATGTTGCTGTCAGGTCATCAGCTACAGCAGAAGACTTGCCTGATGCATCATTTGCAGGACAGCAGGAAACATACCTGAACATAAAAGGGGACGAAACCCTCCTAAATGCTATAAGGAATTGTTTTGCCTCTCTGTTTACAGATAGAGCTATTTCTTACAGGGAATCTTTTGGTTTTGATCACTTTTCTATAGGTCTTGCTGTAGGTGTTCAGAAGATGGTCAGATCTGACCTTGCTTCTGCAGGTGTTGGTTTTTCACTTGATACAGAGAGTGGATTTAAAGATGTTGTTTTAATAAACGGGTCTTACGGACTTGGCGAGATGGTTGTGCAGGGGGCTGTTACCCCTGACGAATGGCTTGTTTTTAAACCTACCTTCAGGAAAGGGTATGAAGCAATTATAGAGAAAAAATTAGGTAAAAAAGATAAGAAGATGGTTTATGGAACTACAGAAGATGAAAGGGTTAAGATTGTTTCTGTTCCTGAAGAAAAGCAGAAACAGTTCTGTCTTACAGATGAGGAAGTTCTTAAACTTGCTGACTGGATAATGAAGATAGAGGAATACTACTCAAAAAAATATGATAAATGGACTCCTATGGATGTTGAGTGGGCTAAGGACGGTGAGATAAATGAACTGTTCATCGTTCAGGCAAGACCTGAAACGATACATTCAAGGAAGGATCATTCCAAAATAGTAACATACAAAATCACAGAGCCATATGAAGTAAGATCTAAAAAAATTCTTGTTCAGGGAATAGCTGTAGGGGACAAAGTTGCTACAGGAAATGTAAAACTTATGTATTCACTTGAAGATGCAAAAGATTTTAAAGCAGGAGATGTTCTTGTTACAGATATGACAGACCCTGACTGGGAACCAATAATGAAGATGGCATCAGCCATTGTAACAAATAGGGGCGGGAGAACATGTCACGCTGCTATTGTTGCAAGAGAGCTTGGTGTTCCGGCTGTTGTTGGAACAGGTAATGCAACAGAAGTATTAAAAGATGGTCAACTTGTTACCGTTTCATGTGCTGAGGGAGATGTTGGTTATGTTTATGACGGTCAGATAGAATACGAAGTTGAGGAGGTTGATGTAAACACGCTTCCGAAAACAAAAACCCCTATTATGATGAATGTGGCTTCTCCTGAAGGAGCATTTGATTTTTCCTTCCTTCCAAACGCGGGGGTAGGACTTGCAAGAGAAGAATTTATTATAAATAACTACATAGGGATACACCCCCTTGCACTGATAAGATTTGATGAGATCAAACAAAAGGATCCTAAACTTGCCGAGATTATAGAGGATAAGACTTTTGGTTACGACAATAAAGAAGAGTATTACATCAAAAAGCTGTCTTACGGTATAGCAAGGATAGCTGCAGCATTTTATCCAAAACCTGTCATTGTCAGGTTTTCAGATTTTAAATCAAATGAGTATGCAAATCTGATAGGTGGTAAGTATTTTGAACCAATAGAAGAAAACCCTATGATAGGCTGGAGAGGAGCATCAAGGTATTACTCTGAAGAGTTTAAGGAAGCTTTCGGTCTTGAGTGTAAAGCTATTCTTAGGGTTAGAAATAAGATGGGGCTGACAAATGTTAAAGTTATGGTGCCCTTCTGCAGAACACCTGAAGAGGGAGAAAAGGTTCTCAAAGTTATGGAGGAGTATGGGCTTAAAAGGGGAGACAATGGTCTGGAAGTTTATGTTATGTGTGAACTTCCATCAAACGTCGTTCTTGCTGACCAGTTTGCCCAGCATTTTGATGGGTTTTCAATAGGATCAAATGATCTTACCCAGCTTACTCTCGGTCTTGATAGGGATTCATCGCTGGTTGCTCATCTATACGATGAAAGAAATGAAGCTGTAAAAAGACTTATAGCTCAGGTTATCAAAACAGCTAAACAAAAAGGAAGAAAAATAGGTATATGTGGACAGGCACCTTCAGATTATCCTGATTTTGCCCAGTTTCTTGTTGAGCAGGGAATTGATACCATATCAATCAATCCAGATGCTGTTTTGAAAACAACAAAAGCTATAGCAGAGATAGAGAAAAAACTTGGACTTCAGTAG